Below is a genomic region from Gemmatimonadota bacterium.
CCAGGGTGCCGTCCGGAAGCTGCATGACCGGGTTGGTCAGGCTCGCGGGCCCGATTTCCTCCGGCATGGGCACCTCTCGCCAGGCCGTCCAGGTGTTTCCGCCGTCCACAGAGTTCGCCAGGAGGATCGACATGGGCACGCATCCCTCGGTCTCCGGGTTGAAGAGTCCCGGGGCGTCGGGATAGGTCTCGCGGTCGATCCACATGGACGCGGCGATGATCCGGCCGGGCGCCAGTTCCGTCAGGTAGACGATCTTGACCGATCCGCGCACGCCACGGAGGACCGGGGACTTGAAGGGTCTTTCCGGTGCGCTCCAGGTCTTCCCCAGATCGGAGGACCGGCTGACTTCAATCACTTCGTCCGCGCAGTCCTTGGTCGTGCCGCTGTGCCAGGTGGCGATCAACGTACCGTCGGACTTGCATAGGACGGCTGGAAATGTAAGGTTTGCGCAGTCGGTGCCGGATACGCTACGGCTGAGTACGCCAGAGTCGATGATGCGCATGGATCGATGCCTTTCGAGATGGGTTGTTTATCCTGTTCGGGGCCGGGTGCTGCCCCGGGAGGTAACAGGTTTCGGCCGGGTCCGTGCGCGGCTAAGCGCGGCCAAGCGTGACCAAGCGGGACCAAGCGGGACCAAGCGGGACCGTTACATTCCTTCGCACCATTCGATCATTGTGTCGAGCACGGATTCCGCCAGGCTGTCGATCGATCCCCGGGTACAGTCCATGTCGCGCGTCGAGATATCGGTACCGTCCATGTCGCGCGATGACGCCGAAACATAATACTTGATCGTGGGTTCCGTGCCCGATGGGCGCACGATCACCCGGGTGTGGCCGGCTTCCGAGAAGGTGAAGATCAGGATATTCACCCGTTCGCCTGCGACGGGGCCGGCCGTACCCGTCCGCAAGTCACGCGCCTGGCCGTTCTGTCGGTCGATCACGCGGCATACGGCCCATTCGCCTATGTGCTCCGGCGGTGCTTCACGCAGTGCGGCCATGATGCCTTTGATCCTGCCGGCACCCTCCGCGCCGGGCAAGGCGACTGACCGCTGGACTTCCCTGAAATAACCGTACTTTCGGTAGATGTCATCCAGTTCGTCGCGCAGGGTACGGGTTTCTCGCTTCACCAGGGCGGCGTACTCGGCAAGAAGGATGCCGGTGGCAGCCTCTTTGTCCCGGATCCGCGCGTCCGCCAGGTAACCGTGGCTTTCCTCCGTGCCGAACACGAAAGTCATGTCCGCCGGCATTCGATCGATTGCCGCGCCGACGTGCTTGAAACCGACAGGTAGGTCGTCCACGACTTCCAGGCCGTAGGACCGGGCGATGATCGCGGCCAGGTCCGATGTGACCACGGTCTTGCAGAACAGCCCCCGCTCGGGCAGCGTGCCGGCCGCCTGTTTACGGTGGAGTATGTAGTGGCAGAGGAGCACGCCGATCTGGTGCCCATTCAGCACCAGTTCTTCCGACGGGGCCTTCCAGCTCCGGTCCGGCAAAGGAAGTGCGCATCCGATCCGGTCGGCGTCGGGGTCGCTGGCCAGCACGAGGTCGGCCCCGGTTTCCGAGGCTTTTTTAATGCCCAGCCGAAACGACGAGGGTTTTTCAGGGTTGGCGATGCCTTCTTCCAGGGTGGAGAACGCGTGGTCGGGCACGACCTGTTTTTCCACGTAGTGTACGTTCCCGTATCCCATTCTGTCCAGTGCCTCGGCCACGGAAGTCATGCCCACGCCGTGCAGCGGCGTATACACCAGGCGGATATCTCGTGCGCCGGCCAGTGTCATTTCGGTGAGGACGTCGATGTACTTCTCGTCCTGGTCCTTCGCGATTGTCCGGATCAGGCCGCGCCTGACGCCGTCCTCATAGGCGATTCGCCTGATTTCGGCTACACGGCGCATTTCCTCCGTGATGCCGGCGTCAAGGGGCGCGACGACCTGTCCGCCGTCGGGTCCGTATACCTTGAATCCGTTGTCGCCGGGCGGGTTGTGACTGGCACTGATCATCACGCCGGCCGCGGCCTCGAGTTCCCGTACGGCGAATGACAGGGCGGGGGTGGACCGGCAGCCGTCGAAGATACGCACCGGGACACCGTTGGCGGCGAGCACCCTGGCCGTCTCTTTCGCGAACTCCTCCGAGTTGCGCCGGGTGTCCCACGCCACGACGACGCCCGCGCCGGCCCGGTCGCCGAACCTCGGGTTGAGCTTGCCGGCCCGGTCGCCGAGCCTCGGGTTGAGCTTGCCCGCCCGGTCGCCGAGACTCGTGTTGTGCCAGCCTTCCGGACCGCTGCCGAAGTCCCGACGGTGCCTGCCGTCTGGTCCATTGCCGTCCGGCTCGTCCCCGGCGCCGGCTATAAACTGCGCCAGGCCCTGGGCGGCCACGCCCACGGTGCGGGTGTTGAACCGGTTCGGACCCGGACCCATCCTGCCGCGGATACCGCCCGTTCCGAAGGCCATATCGGAACCGAACGCGTCTTCAAGTTCACCGGTGTTCCCGCCTTCGACCCGTGCCCGGATCTCTCCATGGAACGCCGCGAACTCCGCGTCCGTCAGCCATCGTACCAGGGCGTCGCCCGCGTGGCGCGACAGGACGCCTTCGTCGATCCAGTCTTTAATCCGTTGGATGCAGCAGGGATCGCTCATGCCTGGTCCGTTTGGGTGAAAGACCGAAGTGACCGCACGTCGATCGATGTGCGTAGACGGCCGCCGTGGCCGCGTGCAGGTCAACGGGCGTCAACGGCCATTAGTGACCTCACGCCGGATCATGGGGAAACGCGGCAGTTCGCGCATTCACGCTAGAAGAACTGCAGTTCGTGTATGGTCCCACGAAAATACCAATAATCCACCAGGACCGCAATGGCGGCGCCGAGGACGTATCCGACGATGATGCCGATCATCAGGGGCTGAACGGAGAGGTAAAGACGCACGCCGCCGATCCGGATCAGGATCGTCTTCAACAGCCAGGCGAGAAAGACGGGGAAGAAAGCGTGGCGGGCGGGCCCTCCGGCGGCCACCACGAATCCAATGGGCGATATGGGCCACCAGCTGAAGTAGTACCGGGCCAGGGTCATCCCCGTGACCATCAGCATGCCGGCGACCAGGAAGAAGACTTCCGAGCCCGAGATCGTGGTGCTGTTCTTCATCCAGGTGACGATCAGGCCGTAGAAACCGGGGTCGCCGGCGACATTGGCGTAGTAGTTTGCCGCGCCGCCCATCCTGTAACCGGTGTAGGCAGAGTAGCCGATGGCCGTGACCGCACTGACGGCGAAGGTGACGGCGGACCAGAAGAAGAGCACGCGTCCCGACATGCCCAGGATGGACTGCAGCCGCGCGACATGCGAGGGCGTGATCATCGTGAACGTCTTCCAGTTTCGGGCGAAGGCACTTCCCAGGCCGAGACCCGTAAGGTTCTGGGGAGACAGCGAGGCGGAACCCAGCATGGCGACGGTGAATTGGTGGGCATTGATGGGCAGGTCCAGGAAGACCAGGCCTGATTCCGCCATGACCCGGCACAACGCGAAGTAGAAGAGGAACAGCAGCGTGAGGAAAACGGCGATCACGGGGAAGGACATACCCGCCGTGTGCAGCCACCAGACGATGTAGGCCATGCCGCAGGCGCCCGAAACCAGGGCGGCCCGGTAGGAGAAGAACTCGTCGTCGTCCCGCAGGTTCGTTTCCTTCCCCATAACGTGCCGCCAGACCATGGCCAGGTGCCGGCGAGCGATCCAGAATCCCCATAACGCGAAGGCGATCATGCCGCCGATGAACTGGACCGCGACCAGGCCGCCGGGGACGGCGGTACCCGAGTCCGCGGTAATCCCGACACGAGCCAGGATGCCCTGTTCCAGCGTATTGATAATCTGAAAGAACCAGACGCTGAACAGGATGTCCAAGTTGATGAAATAGGAGAAGGCAAAGGTGATGACGTTCATCCTGATCGCGTGTGCCGGAAAGGCGCGGCCGAGTTCGACGTTAAGCAGGGCATTGGCATCGATCGGAAAGGAAAACCACTGGGTCCAGTACGCCGTGGTGTTCCAGAGCATGATGGAAAAGGTGGCCAAGGCGCCGATGAGGAACAGGCGGTGCCGCATGATCGTAGGCACGACGAAGTGTTCTTCGTCGGTGGTCTCCGTCATCACGACCGCCGTCTGCACGAGGGGATAGGATAGACGCTCGTGCTCCACCCACTGCCTGCGCATCAGGATAACGAAGCAGACCCCGACGGCCAGGAGTCCGCCGAAAAAAGACAGCCACCAGAAGCTCGGGATGATCCAGGCCGCCCAGGGTATCGGGTAGTTTTCGGACAGTCCCCAGTAGTAGTCCCTGTTTGCGTTCAGTTCGTTGGTGACGACCAACCAGTCCGGGAGATAGGGAAAGAACAGCTCGCGCCATTGGTTCTCGGGGGAGGCGTAGTATTCGGCCGACGCCATGATGCCGACTACGTAGTTGGACATCCCCCAGGTCGGTACCATGAAGCCGACCCAGCCCAGGATGAAGACGAAAAGCAGTTCCCGCGACCGCAGGCCCCAGGCGGGACGGTATGCCTTCAGCAGTATATTGGGTCCCATAACGCCCAGGAGAAACGGGATCAGCAGGGCGAGATCGATATGGGCGAAGGTGAGGTGGGTGTATCCAAGGAGGTAGTGGCTCGTCAGCGAAAAGATATTGACGACCACGGCCAGCGCCAGGCCCAGGGCCACGGCCCGCGGTGTCGCTACTTGCTGAATGGATGGGGCACCCGTGACGTTCATAGGCGGTACAGGGACCGGTATTTCTCATCAACGTAGGCCAGGAAGCAGTCCGCGGTGAGCGGCTCGCCGGTGACGTGCCGCACAAGGTCACCCGCGCGATAGGTCATGCCGGGCCGATGGATGTGTTCCCTGAGCCAGTCCCGCAGCGGCAGCAGTTCCCCGCGGGCGATTTGGTCCGACAGGCCGGGCAGGTCGCGCTCGGCGGCGCGGTAGAACTGGGCGGCGTACAGATTGCCGAGGGTGTAGGTGGGGAAATAGCCGAAACTCCCGTGCGACCAGTGGATGTCCTGCAGCACGCCGTCCCGGTCGTCCGGCGGTTCGATACCGAGAAAGGCCTTCATCTTTTCGTTCCAGACCGCGGAGAGGTCGCCTGCCGTGAATTCGTCCGTGAACAGGCCGCGCTCTATTTCGAACCGGAGCAGGATGTGCAGGTTGTAGGTGATCTCATCCGCTTCGACCCGGATGAGCGAGGGCTTTACCTCGTTGACCGCGGCGTAGACCTCCTCTTCGGTCACGTCCGCGGCCTGGTCCGGGAACACGGCGGAGAATTCGGGGAAGAAGTAACGCCAGAAGGCCCTGCTCCGGCCGACCATGTTCTCCCACAGGCGGGACTGGGATTCATGGATGCCGAGGGAGACCGACGCGCCGCGGGGTGTGCCTTCGTGTTCCGGGTCATGGCCCTGCTCGTAGAGG
It encodes:
- a CDS encoding phospho-sugar mutase codes for the protein MSDPCCIQRIKDWIDEGVLSRHAGDALVRWLTDAEFAAFHGEIRARVEGGNTGELEDAFGSDMAFGTGGIRGRMGPGPNRFNTRTVGVAAQGLAQFIAGAGDEPDGNGPDGRHRRDFGSGPEGWHNTSLGDRAGKLNPRLGDRAGKLNPRFGDRAGAGVVVAWDTRRNSEEFAKETARVLAANGVPVRIFDGCRSTPALSFAVRELEAAAGVMISASHNPPGDNGFKVYGPDGGQVVAPLDAGITEEMRRVAEIRRIAYEDGVRRGLIRTIAKDQDEKYIDVLTEMTLAGARDIRLVYTPLHGVGMTSVAEALDRMGYGNVHYVEKQVVPDHAFSTLEEGIANPEKPSSFRLGIKKASETGADLVLASDPDADRIGCALPLPDRSWKAPSEELVLNGHQIGVLLCHYILHRKQAAGTLPERGLFCKTVVTSDLAAIIARSYGLEVVDDLPVGFKHVGAAIDRMPADMTFVFGTEESHGYLADARIRDKEAATGILLAEYAALVKRETRTLRDELDDIYRKYGYFREVQRSVALPGAEGAGRIKGIMAALREAPPEHIGEWAVCRVIDRQNGQARDLRTGTAGPVAGERVNILIFTFSEAGHTRVIVRPSGTEPTIKYYVSASSRDMDGTDISTRDMDCTRGSIDSLAESVLDTMIEWCEGM